The following proteins come from a genomic window of Halictus rubicundus isolate RS-2024b chromosome 8, iyHalRubi1_principal, whole genome shotgun sequence:
- the Ipp gene encoding inositol polyphosphate 1-phosphatase: MKHGSRLLSILLKVSEKAANIARACRQNDALFKLLVQEKSEEEKNPRFFQDFKTLADVLIQETIKHDIQKEFPELSKEVHGEENNIFSNAMGETITIKVCSTIKETTKLLAKVMGSDSTTAELLAIEVHKDIESLDVPVVAEIPLNFDINVDDLGIWIDPIDSTADYIHGGEKVDEATGIHLSGLRCVTVLIGAYTKSMGIPVLGVVNQPFHTNMDTRWKGKCYWGCIENDIGKCSVSKEPTDKKVVVLSKVEDATIKSELLNAGFTLVEAAGAGYKILCVALGEAEVYILSKKSTYKWDTCGPHALLRSLNGGVIEFQSFINDDSNYLDVKYVSKTNNFSNSNGLIAYRDPEILQTLKSILCK, encoded by the exons ATGAAACACGGCAGTAGATTGTTATCTATCCTCCTGAAAGTTTCTGAAAAAGCTGCAAATATTGCAAGGGCATGTAGGCAGAATGATGCTCTTTTTAAACTGCTTGTGCAAGAGAAATCAGAAGAGGAGAAGAATCCACGCTTCTTTCAAGATTTTAAAACACTGGCAGATGTTCTGATACAAGAAACAATTAAGCATGACATTCAAAAAGAG TTTCCAGAATTGTCCAAGGAAGTGCATGGagaagaaaataatatattcagtAATGCTATGGGTGAAACTATAACTATTAAAGTTTGTTCTACTATTAAAGAAACAACCAAGTTGTTAGCGAAAGTGATGGGCAGTGATAGTACTACGGCAGAATTATTAGCCATAGAAGTCCATAAAGATATTGAATCTTTAGATGTTCCAGTGGTTGCAGAAATACctttaaatttcgatattaaTGTTGATGACCTTGGTATATGGATAGATCCAATTG ATTCAACTGCAGATTATATACATGGAGGGGAAAAGGTGGACGAAGCGACTGGCATACATTTGAGCGGTTTGCGTTGTGTTACTGTTTTGATTGGAGCATATACTAAGAGCATGGGCATACCAGTTTTAGGTGTAGTTAATCAACCTTTCCACACGAACATGGACACAAG gtGGAAGGGAAAATGTTATTGGGGATGTATCGAAAATGATATTGGAAAATGTTCAGTATCAAAAGAACCTACCGATAAGAAGGTAGTTGTTCTTAGTAAAGTGGAAGATGCTACTATAAAAAGTGAACTATTAAATGCTGGTTTCACGTTAGTGGAAGCAGCAGGAGCTGGTTATAAAATTTTATGCGTTGCTCTTGGAGAAGCTGAAGTTTATATATTGTCTAAAAAATCCACGTACAAATGGGATACTTGTGGCCCCCATGCTCTGTTACGTTCTTTGAATGGAGGTGTTATTGAATTTCAAAGTTTTATAAATGATGATTCAAATTATTTGGACGTAAAATATGTGTCTAAAACTAATAATTTCTCGAATAGCAATGGCTTGATAGCATATCGAGATCCTGAAATTTTGCAAACATTAAAATCCATTTTATGCAAGTAA